TTGTTACCGTTAAGTTATTCATTATCTATATTTTTTCCGGTGGGCATAGTAAGATTGAAACACCCGTTCCCATTCCGAACACGGTAGTTAAGGTTCTTACGCCGATGGTACTGGTGAAAGCTGGGAGAGTAGGTTACTGCCGGGAATTATTATAAAAACCCGTCTCGAATTTTCGAGATGGGTTTTTTATTTAATTAAGCAAATTATTTTATACTTTATATAAATTTTAAGATGCTTGTATGCTTTCAAAAGAGGAAATATTTAAAGAATATCTAACATCGAGAAAATTGAAATTTACAGCCGAAAGACAGGCGATTTTAGATCGGGTGTTTGAAAACCACAAACATTTTGAGGCAGATGAATTGTTAGTCGATCTCAGACTAAACGACATGAAAATTTCAAAGGCTACGATTTATCGTACCTTGGCCTTGCTTGTAAAAAGTGGCTTATTAAGAGAAGTTATTTTTGGTGAAAGACATGCACACTATGAACATGTGTACGGACACGAACACCATGACCATTTGGTTTGCAATAATTGTGGAAAAATAATTGAATTTACAGAACACAGGATAGAAAAGCTTCAGGAAGAAGTTTGTAGAAAGAATAAATTTACGGCAGATTCTCATCGTTTGCAAATCCAGGGTTTATGTGAAGATTGCTGGGAAAAGAACGAAAAAGCAGTGGAATAAAAATATTATTGAGACGGGGGTATAATTATGTCACGCGTATGTGAATTATGTGGGAAAAAAACTCAGGTTGGAAATCAGATAGAACGGAGAGGGTTAGCTAAGTGGAAGGGTGGTGTAGGAAAGAAAATTACCGGCAAAACAAAAAGAACGTTTAAGCCGAATTTGCAGATGGTGAGGGCTAAGATTAACGGCTCAGCAAAGAGAATCAAGGTCTGTACTCGCTGTATTAGC
This portion of the Candidatus Curtissbacteria bacterium genome encodes:
- a CDS encoding transcriptional repressor, coding for MLSKEEIFKEYLTSRKLKFTAERQAILDRVFENHKHFEADELLVDLRLNDMKISKATIYRTLALLVKSGLLREVIFGERHAHYEHVYGHEHHDHLVCNNCGKIIEFTEHRIEKLQEEVCRKNKFTADSHRLQIQGLCEDCWEKNEKAVE
- the rpmB gene encoding 50S ribosomal protein L28 codes for the protein MSRVCELCGKKTQVGNQIERRGLAKWKGGVGKKITGKTKRTFKPNLQMVRAKINGSAKRIKVCTRCISAGKVVKASSFR